AAACCTATCGTCAGAAATTAGCACACCATATGTCTTACGCAGTAATTTACGACGGTAATTGTAACCTCTGTGCTAACTTTGTCAGCATCTTAGAGAAGTTCGATCGCGGTCGTCAGTTTTTCTATATTCCGATGCAAGATGATCAGACATTGCAGCAATTTAATGTCACGCCTGATGATTATGAAATGGGGATGATTTTAATCGATCACACAGATCCTACGCAAAGATGGCAGGGTAGCGATGCCGCCGAAGAAATTACGCGATTATTGCCAATGGGTAAAGCCTTAATTGCTGCTTATAGGGCGATCGCACCAGTTAAAGCTCTTGGAGATTCAACCTATATCCAGATACGAGACAATCGCTATAAGTGGTTTGGGAAACGCGATCGCATATATCACACCGCTTATCCTGTTGGCTGTGCTGCGGATAAACCAAATACTTCCTGCTCCCTCTAGCTAAAAAAACAAGATAGAGTTGCGGCGCGTTGCGCCGCAACTCTATCTTGTTTTTTTAGAGCGGCTATAGCTATATAATCATTTCTGGAAAGTTACAGGGCAAAATCTGTGTATAAAGTCTCCTCCGATCAAAAGCAATACAATACCTATACCTTGTCTGATGAAAGTGCAGGTTCTCAGATAGAAGTTGTCCCAGAACGTGGTGGCATCGTCACTAGCTGGCGTATTAATGGTCAAGAGGTTTTCTATCTTGATGCTGAGCGCTTTACCCATCCAGATCTTAGTGTTAGAGGCGGCAATCCAATTCTGTTTCCGCTCTGTGGTAATTTGCCCAATGATACTTACAATGTTGATGGAACGGATTACAAAATTAAACAGCATGGCTTTGCCCGTGAGTTACCTTGGACAGCTACAGCACAGAGTGCTAGTGACGGCGCAAGTGTTACGGTTGAGTTGAGTAGTAACGAACAAACCAAACTTGTTTATCCCTTTGACTTCCATTTAGCTTTTACCTATACATTACGTGGTAATACTTTAGAGGTTCGTCAGGAATATAAAAATCTTTCCTCTACGCCAATGCCTTTCTCTTCTGGGTTTCACCCCTATTTCCTTTGCGGCGACAAAAGTAAGATCGAGGTAGATATTCCTTCTGTGGGCTATCAAGACAATCGTACCAAGGAGAATTTCGTTTTCGACGGGAAGTTTAACTTTGAGCAAGATGAGATTGACTCAGTGTTTGGCAAGCTTTCTAGTCGTTCAACCTCAGTAATTGATAACGATCGCAAGCTCAAGATTGCGATCGATTACGATGACTTTTATACTTATCTTGTATTTTGGACTGTTAAGGGTAAAGACTTCTATTGTCTAGAGCCTTGGAGCGCGACTCGTAATTCTCTAAACACCAAAGAGTATTTGACTGTGCTGGAGCCTAATACTAGTTGTTCTGCTGTCATGCAGATTACTGCAAACTTCTTTTAAATTAAGGGCTTTAACCTACTGTAACAATATAAGTTTTGAACCCCAAAAGATTAATGGCGGCGCGAAGCGCCGCCATTAATCTTTTGGGGTTTAGTTTTTAGTTATTTGCTCATCTGTGGAGAAATCAATATCTGCTTGCTGACGATTGGAGGGAAGATAATCTTGTTCAAAAGAAGTTTTCAATCCAGACAATAGATCGTATTTGGGATTCCAGTTTAAATCTTGCTGGGCTTTGGTGACTGACGCAAAGAAATGTTGTAGGCGAAATGGGAATGCTTTCTTTTTGCCAAAGTCAAAGTCTTTGGGATTGTAATAGACAAAGTTGAGTTGACTAGGATCTTTGCCAGCAGCGATCGCACATTGCTTGGCAAGTCCGATAAAGGTGACATAGCGCGTATCGGAAACATTATAAATTTCGCTGATCGCCTTTTGATTGCCCAAGACGGATGCCATTGCGGAAGCGAGATCCTCAACATGACCAAGTTGGGTAATAAACTTGCCATTGCTAGGAATGGGAATTGGGCGATCGCGGACAATGCGATCGAAGAACCATGCTTCCACATCGTTATAGTTTTGTGGGCCATAAATATAAGTAGGACGAATGGAAGTATAGGGTAAACCTGATTCAGCACTGACTTGTTGCAAATAGGCTTCAGTGTCCAGCTTGCCTTTGTGTCGGCTCTTTGGATCAGTGGCATCAGACTCGTAGCATGGCAAAATATCGCTATTGAGATACACACCTGCGGAACTCATATATACAAAATGCTGGAGGCGATCGCGGAAAATTTCGACTAGCGGCTGAGTATCGCTAAGTTCGCGACCATTGTTATCAAAAACTGCCTCAAAAGATTCACCACTGAGTTTGTCCTTCAATTGTTGCGGATCAGTGCGATCGCCAATAATCGTGCGAAGTCCTGCTACGGGGGATGGCTTCTTGCCCCGATTAAATAAAGTTACTTCATGTCCCTGTGATACCAACAATTTGACCAGCGACACACCGATAAACCTTGTACCGCCCATTACTAAAATTTTCATTTTTTAATTGATTTTAATTACATTTACTTAAGTAACTAGGCAAATGTCAAAATCTGTACCATCCGCTACGCAGACGGTACAGATTTTGGTTTTGTTTTTTTAATTGCGTCTAGCTACTTAAACTCAGAATATAGCGTTTTGCACTGAAGATTCCGCGATGACGCTAGTATTAAATGGTGCTTTTTGTATTGCTCATCTAAGCAAGTAATCGGAATTATGCGGCGACTGATCGGAATTTTTGTAATTGGGCTGTTGAGCTTTGTCATTGCGATCGCAGCAGGTGCTCAGAACTTTGTCCCACCTACTCAACTACATCTTACTTATCCACCGTTGCGTCATATCACCACCAGCGATCGCCTATTTTTTATTGGGACTGCGCCTAAAGATGGCAATGTCAGTATTAATGGCAAAGCTATATCGCGTAGTAAGGCGGGACATTTTGCGCCAAGTTTGCCGCTTCAGTTGGGTGAAAATAATTTTGCGATCAAGTACGTTAATGAGACTGGCGATCGCAATAGTGAGCGTCTGATTAATGTCAAAGTTTTAAGGGAATCTCGCATTGCATTGCCCCCACAAAATATTGGATTTGTTGAAGAATCACTATTGCCAACTGTGGATACTGCGCGACAACCCAATGAAAGAATCTGCTTCGATGCGATCGCTACGCCCAATTCAACGGTTTTAGTGAGAATCGGCGATCTTGAAATTCCCCTCTTACCTCGTCGTCGTAATGTTCAATTACCGCCAAATTCCTCAGTACTGACGGGCAATAATG
The sequence above is a segment of the Pseudanabaena sp. BC1403 genome. Coding sequences within it:
- a CDS encoding thiol-disulfide oxidoreductase DCC family protein, producing the protein MSYAVIYDGNCNLCANFVSILEKFDRGRQFFYIPMQDDQTLQQFNVTPDDYEMGMILIDHTDPTQRWQGSDAAEEITRLLPMGKALIAAYRAIAPVKALGDSTYIQIRDNRYKWFGKRDRIYHTAYPVGCAADKPNTSCSL
- a CDS encoding aldose epimerase, which translates into the protein MYKVSSDQKQYNTYTLSDESAGSQIEVVPERGGIVTSWRINGQEVFYLDAERFTHPDLSVRGGNPILFPLCGNLPNDTYNVDGTDYKIKQHGFARELPWTATAQSASDGASVTVELSSNEQTKLVYPFDFHLAFTYTLRGNTLEVRQEYKNLSSTPMPFSSGFHPYFLCGDKSKIEVDIPSVGYQDNRTKENFVFDGKFNFEQDEIDSVFGKLSSRSTSVIDNDRKLKIAIDYDDFYTYLVFWTVKGKDFYCLEPWSATRNSLNTKEYLTVLEPNTSCSAVMQITANFF
- a CDS encoding NAD-dependent epimerase/dehydratase family protein, whose translation is MKILVMGGTRFIGVSLVKLLVSQGHEVTLFNRGKKPSPVAGLRTIIGDRTDPQQLKDKLSGESFEAVFDNNGRELSDTQPLVEIFRDRLQHFVYMSSAGVYLNSDILPCYESDATDPKSRHKGKLDTEAYLQQVSAESGLPYTSIRPTYIYGPQNYNDVEAWFFDRIVRDRPIPIPSNGKFITQLGHVEDLASAMASVLGNQKAISEIYNVSDTRYVTFIGLAKQCAIAAGKDPSQLNFVYYNPKDFDFGKKKAFPFRLQHFFASVTKAQQDLNWNPKYDLLSGLKTSFEQDYLPSNRQQADIDFSTDEQITKN